The genomic region ACCACATCGCCGCGGTATTGAGCGAACAGGGTGATCGAAGCCCATACCTGTCCACTCTCCTCACGGTGGGCGGCGAAGTACGTTCCGCCCCATTCGTATCCGTCTCCGGGTGCACTGTTGGAGGCGATGACTTCGGCGCGGGTGCCGCGGACGTGCTGGGCGACTTCTGCGCGGGCGGAGCTGCGGTGTGGAATGGCGTAGCTGATTGATCCCATTGACTCAACCTTTCGCGGGTTGTCGGTGACCGAGTGCGCGCACTGGGCCGGTTGGTTGGCTGGCGGTTGTTGTACCGCAGCCCTTTTGAGGATAGCCGTGGGTACCGACAGGTCAGCGGGTTAGGACGGTTGCCAGTCTTCGGCGGTGGTGTCGGTTCCGGTGAATTGGTACTGGCATTGGTAGCAGCGGGCGGTTCCTCGGGCGCGGTTGATCCAGTAGCCGAAGTGTTGGTGGGAGGTCGCGGTCGCGTCCGGGCGGGCGGCGACCGCGCGCAGGACGTCGTTGGCAACGGTGCAGATTTCGTCCAGGTGCTCTCGCGCGCCAAGGCGAGCGTCGGTGGCATCCTCGACGCGGGGCACTTCTGTCCATCCGCTGGTGAGCCCGACGAGACGCTGGTTGCCGACGTTGTTCTTCAGGACAGCGTAGAAGCCACTGACATCTTCGTCGTCATCGCCGTAGACGTCGAGTTCGAAGGCGTTGTCTCCGAGGATCACTGCGGCTTCCTTGGCGTTGTGGAATAGGTCTGACAGTGCTGCGCCGGCGCGGGGGTTGGTTCGCGTCGGGATCTCGCAGGCCAACTCCTCACCCTTGGCGTCACACCAGCGGGTGAAGGCCTCGTCGTCGATACTGAACAGGGTCGGTTGTGCGTCAGTGAGGATCACGGTGAAGGCGGGTGCCTGTGCAGCTGTCATCGGTGTCTCTCCCGGTGTTATCGAGGACTGGACACTCATGTCCGGCCGGTTTGTGTCGGTGCGTGTTGGGCTCCGTTGGGTTCCAGTTTAGCGGCACCCACCGACAAACCCCTGGTGACGCTGCGCCCCCGCTGTCAGGCGTCTTTCCGGGTGAGTTTGTCGATGACGCGGCCGACTCGTCGAGTAGCCCTCTGAGATTGACCGGAATCCGACAGAGCCTTCGCGGCCTTGCGTCGTTCGGCCTCCTGCGCGGCCTTCCAGAACGGGGAATTGGGGTCATCAGTGCCGATCTTTGAGTCGGCATCCAGGCCCGCTTCCCTCCTGTCCCAGTACCTCTCGGTGGGTGTTGGCGCGTAGTCGGACCATCGGGGGCTCCGCTGTTCGCGCCCGGCGTTCGCTGCTTGCTGCAGTTGGGCGGGTGTCTGCGCTGTGTAGCCAGGCATTGTGCTGACGTCGCCGGCCAGGTTGTAGAAGTGGCCGTAGGCGTGCTCTCTGCGGTAGTCGGGGTTCTGCGCGAGTTTCTCGGCGTACCACTGGTCGAAGTCGGGCGCGTTGGGCGGATCGGCGAACGGCGGCGGCCCGATGTGCGGGCCCCAGGCCGTGCTCGGCGGTGCGGCGCTGGCGCCGGCATCCAGCCGTGCCGTCAGGTCGTGTTGCCTCGCCTCCAGCGCGGCGACGTCGTCTGCAGAGCGGGCGGCCTTAGCGCGGGTGTCGCCGCTGCATCGCTGCGGTCCACCAGGTTCGCTACTTGCTTTGCACATGGGTCCTCCGACGGGGTGTGGACATCTCATGAAGGTAGTACCGGCGCGGGTCGCTGTTTCCGTCGTCTGATGCCAGATTCTCTCGTCACCCTCGGCCGCGACGCGTGACGGAAATGTCGGTGGCGCCCGGTACTACCAGGGGGAGGCGATTCGCCGCCGCCGAGTCGTGAAGTGAGGATCGTCGTGTGCAAAGCCAGCCATGAGCCCGGTGGGCCGCAGCGATGCAGCGGGGACACCCGAGCGGCCTTGGAGCGCTCGTTGGGGGCGGTGGCGCAGTTGGAGTGCCGCCAGGCTGCGCTGACTCGCGCTGTGGGCCTCAGCGGTGCGCTGGGTGGGGTTCAGGACGGTCCAGCACTGAGCCTTCGGCAGCAGTACTTGATCGACGCCGAGGCGCTATCGCCGCGCGAGGCGGCGGCGCGTTTTGCCCGTTCGGTGCTCGCGCCGGGGCGGGCGATCATCGTGGACACCGAGACGGTGTCGATGGGTGGGCCGATCTGCGAGATCGCCGTGGTGGACGCCCATACCGGTCGGCCACTGCTGGACACGTTGGTCAATCCGCGGTGCGCGAT from Mycobacterium sp. MS1601 harbors:
- a CDS encoding 3'-5' exonuclease, with protein sequence MCKASHEPGGPQRCSGDTRAALERSLGAVAQLECRQAALTRAVGLSGALGGVQDGPALSLRQQYLIDAEALSPREAAARFARSVLAPGRAIIVDTETVSMGGPICEIAVVDAHTGRPLLDTLVNPRCAITPAAQAVHGITEHEVSAPQVPTWVQVYEQFAQVAQGRVVLAYNADYDRQVVADDCRRYSLDAAGSASDAGWWADVMAPRSDFMGAKRWLRNGGGHRALGDVVQTRGHLLAMAAGSSA